Proteins from a single region of Vibrio sp. DW001:
- the rhaB gene encoding rhamnulokinase, whose amino-acid sequence MKKIIAVDIGASSGRVILGTFKNQKIKLEEFHRFDNGPVLREGQACWNLDYLLMEIKHGIDLTLQSGHIIDCIGIDTWGVDYVLLDKDGFRLGEGVSYRDTRTEGYLDKFIEQLSKDFIYSQTGIQFLSFNTLYQLAALKDSEPEWLNRVERLLFIPDYLNYELTGVQNCEYTNATTSQLVNCNTGNWDKQLFDAIGVPESWCLLPSMPNRLIGQYVSNLQTIPVASIASHDTASAILALPVSEDDVVYISSGTWSLMGIESLTPLNTPLAQSMNFTNEGGAESKFRVLKNIMGLWLIQNVQKELAKHSFAELVSLAKKAQPFKCLIDPDHPSFLNPASMTDAICTFCSQTNQPVPKTAGEFARCVFESLAFQYRKVWLELNQLKEIPANKIHIIGGGIQNKFLNQLCADACGVEVKTGPIEASAIGNICGQLIALNELDGVQHARDAVFRSFPIEVYQPKQTAAFLQYWAEFERVSKINL is encoded by the coding sequence ATGAAAAAAATAATCGCAGTGGATATCGGAGCATCGAGCGGTCGAGTAATTCTGGGGACATTTAAAAACCAGAAAATAAAATTAGAGGAATTTCATCGATTTGATAATGGTCCGGTCCTGCGTGAAGGTCAAGCATGCTGGAATCTGGACTATCTTCTTATGGAGATCAAGCACGGTATCGACCTCACTCTGCAGTCTGGTCATATTATTGATTGTATTGGAATTGATACCTGGGGAGTCGATTATGTACTTCTAGATAAAGATGGTTTTCGTCTTGGTGAAGGAGTCTCTTATCGTGACACACGAACGGAAGGTTATTTAGATAAATTTATTGAACAACTTTCAAAAGATTTCATTTATAGCCAAACAGGCATTCAATTTTTGAGTTTTAATACTCTATACCAACTTGCTGCCTTAAAAGACAGTGAACCAGAGTGGCTTAACCGTGTAGAACGCCTGCTTTTTATCCCTGATTATCTGAATTATGAATTAACGGGCGTGCAAAACTGTGAATACACTAATGCAACAACATCACAACTTGTAAATTGCAATACAGGCAATTGGGACAAACAATTATTTGATGCGATAGGGGTTCCTGAGTCTTGGTGTTTACTCCCTAGTATGCCAAACCGATTGATTGGCCAATATGTGTCGAATCTACAAACCATACCTGTTGCTTCTATCGCTAGTCATGATACTGCATCTGCCATATTAGCCTTACCAGTGTCTGAAGATGATGTTGTGTATATCAGCTCAGGCACATGGTCTTTAATGGGAATAGAAAGTTTAACCCCCCTAAATACACCCTTGGCTCAGTCAATGAATTTCACTAATGAAGGTGGTGCTGAGTCTAAGTTCAGAGTATTGAAAAACATTATGGGTTTATGGTTGATTCAAAACGTGCAAAAAGAACTGGCTAAGCATAGTTTTGCAGAATTAGTTTCATTGGCAAAAAAAGCGCAACCATTCAAATGTTTAATTGACCCAGACCACCCAAGCTTTTTAAATCCAGCATCAATGACGGATGCTATTTGCACCTTTTGTAGCCAAACCAATCAACCTGTGCCAAAGACAGCGGGAGAATTTGCTCGCTGCGTTTTCGAAAGCTTGGCTTTTCAATACCGAAAAGTATGGTTGGAGCTAAACCAACTTAAAGAAATACCAGCCAATAAAATCCATATTATTGGTGGTGGTATTCAAAATAAATTCCTAAACCAACTTTGTGCCGATGCATGTGGTGTAGAGGTCAAAACTGGTCCTATAGAGGCCTCCGCAATTGGAAATATCTGTGGACAATTAATCGCATTGAATGAGCTTGACGGTGTGCAGCATGCACGTGACGCCGTTTTTCGCTCATTCCCTATAGAAGTATACCAACCAAAGCAAACCGCCGCGTTTTTACAGTATTGGGCTGAGTTTGAACGAGTAAGTAAAATTAATTTATAA
- the rhaA gene encoding L-rhamnose isomerase gives MSNADQIESSYDNAKSVFSEMGIDTENVMQQLNEISVSMHCWQGDDVSGFENPGGELTGGIQATGNHPGKATTPEQLRADIDVAMSMIPGSLRLNLHAIYLESEEYVERDQIKPEHFENWVQWAKKQKVGLDFNPSCFSHEMSADNMTLSHPKEEIREFWIRHCIASRKVSEYFGKELGTPSVMNIWVPDGYKDVPADRLAPRKRLMESLDKIIAEPISKKYHKDAVESKLFGIGTEAYTAGSNEFYLGYAASRDVMLCLDSGHFHPTEVISDKISSASLYVNEMLLHVSRPIRWDSDHVVMLDDETQAIANEIIRNDLLDRVNIGLDFFDASINRIAAWVIGTRNMKKALMRALLEPTKQLKTFENEGDYTSRLALLEESKSLPWSAVWDYYCFKQDVPVGARWLDQVKQYEKEVLLKR, from the coding sequence ATGAGTAATGCAGACCAAATAGAGTCAAGCTATGACAATGCTAAATCCGTATTTTCAGAGATGGGTATAGATACAGAAAATGTGATGCAGCAACTAAATGAGATATCGGTTTCTATGCACTGCTGGCAAGGAGATGATGTATCAGGATTTGAAAACCCAGGAGGTGAATTAACCGGCGGTATTCAAGCGACGGGCAATCACCCAGGTAAAGCAACAACACCAGAGCAATTAAGAGCGGATATTGATGTTGCAATGAGCATGATTCCTGGCTCATTGCGTTTGAATCTTCACGCTATCTATTTAGAAAGTGAAGAATATGTTGAACGTGACCAAATTAAGCCAGAGCATTTTGAAAATTGGGTTCAGTGGGCAAAAAAACAAAAAGTTGGATTAGATTTCAATCCATCTTGTTTCTCTCATGAAATGAGCGCAGACAATATGACACTCAGTCATCCTAAAGAAGAAATTAGGGAATTCTGGATTAGACACTGTATCGCTAGCCGAAAGGTTTCGGAGTACTTTGGTAAAGAGTTAGGTACGCCGTCAGTTATGAACATTTGGGTTCCAGATGGTTACAAAGATGTACCCGCTGACCGTTTAGCACCGCGTAAACGCTTAATGGAGTCTTTGGATAAGATAATTGCTGAGCCTATTTCCAAAAAATATCATAAAGACGCTGTTGAATCTAAGTTATTTGGAATAGGTACAGAAGCTTATACTGCTGGTTCAAATGAGTTTTATTTAGGTTATGCCGCCTCTAGAGATGTCATGCTTTGTCTTGATTCAGGCCATTTCCATCCAACTGAAGTTATCTCTGACAAAATTTCCTCTGCGTCCTTATACGTTAATGAAATGTTGTTGCATGTGAGTCGCCCAATCCGTTGGGATAGTGATCATGTGGTGATGTTAGACGATGAAACACAAGCTATCGCAAACGAAATTATTCGCAATGATTTGCTAGACAGAGTCAATATTGGCTTGGATTTCTTTGATGCGTCTATTAACCGCATTGCGGCATGGGTTATTGGTACTCGTAATATGAAAAAAGCACTAATGCGCGCACTTTTAGAACCAACAAAACAGTTGAAAACTTTTGAAAACGAAGGGGATTACACTAGTAGGCTAGCTCTATTAGAAGAATCTAAATCTCTGCCTTGGTCTGCCGTATGGGATTACTACTGCTTTAAACAAGATGTTCCTGTAGGTGCTCGCTGGTTAGATCAAGTAAAACAATATGAAAAAGAGGTGTTACTAAAACGTTAA
- the rhaS gene encoding rhamnose ABC transporter substrate-binding protein, with translation MKIEKILKSTLLITSLFAAAFTQADEYRIGLVVKAQGIGFFEAAYAGATEASREIKDDIKIIYTGPVTPTAEGQIEIVNSLISQRVDAIVISANDTDALVPILKKAQKRGIKVVSFDSGVAAPGRAIHLNPSSNELIGQINVDLASDALVAGNSEKGDIAILSATPTATNQNIWIAEMKKVLPQHPELNLVATVYGDDLADKSYRETQGLIKTYPNLKAIVAPTSVGIVAAAQAVTDMGKTGEIFVTGLGLPSELAGHVKSGAVHSFAIWNPIDLGYAATTIAYNLIKGNATDTEVEMGRMGTAKLDKDGNAAMAKPFIYNSTNVEEFAKIF, from the coding sequence ATGAAAATAGAAAAAATTCTTAAATCTACCCTACTTATAACGAGTTTATTTGCAGCTGCTTTTACTCAAGCTGACGAATACCGCATAGGCCTTGTCGTTAAAGCACAAGGTATCGGTTTCTTTGAAGCAGCATATGCTGGTGCAACAGAAGCATCAAGAGAGATTAAAGATGATATTAAAATCATCTATACAGGCCCGGTAACACCAACAGCAGAAGGTCAAATCGAAATAGTTAACTCACTCATCTCTCAACGAGTTGATGCGATTGTTATTTCTGCCAATGATACTGATGCCTTAGTGCCAATTTTGAAGAAAGCGCAAAAGCGTGGAATCAAAGTTGTTTCTTTTGACTCCGGTGTAGCGGCTCCTGGTCGCGCTATTCATCTTAATCCATCTAGTAATGAGCTTATTGGTCAAATTAATGTGGATTTAGCATCAGATGCATTAGTAGCGGGTAACAGTGAAAAAGGCGATATAGCTATTTTAAGTGCAACGCCAACGGCAACAAATCAAAATATTTGGATAGCGGAAATGAAGAAAGTTCTGCCACAACATCCAGAACTAAACCTAGTTGCAACAGTGTACGGTGATGACTTGGCTGATAAAAGTTATCGTGAGACTCAAGGCCTGATTAAAACATACCCTAACTTAAAGGCTATTGTGGCTCCCACATCAGTTGGTATTGTTGCCGCAGCGCAAGCAGTAACCGATATGGGTAAAACCGGTGAGATTTTTGTCACTGGGCTAGGGCTACCATCTGAACTGGCTGGCCATGTTAAATCTGGTGCAGTTCACAGCTTTGCTATTTGGAACCCGATTGATCTAGGTTATGCAGCAACAACTATTGCCTACAATCTAATCAAGGGTAATGCGACAGACACTGAAGTAGAAATGGGCCGCATGGGTACAGCTAAGTTAGATAAAGATGGCAATGCTGCTATGGCCAAACCGTTTATCTATAACAGTACGAATGTAGAAGAATTTGCAAAAATTTTCTAA